The Candidatus Rokuibacteriota bacterium genome segment GCGGTTCCCGCGTGGAACACCTGCACGCCCTCGGCGTCTGGCAGGGACCCGGCGGGGTCCAGGCCGGAGATCTCGCGCCCCGTCTCGTAATGACCCGGGTAGCCGCCGGAGGCCATCACGACGCATGCCGACGCCTCCGCGCGCCAGCGGATGGCGGCCGGCAGCCCGTGCCCACGGGCCACGGCCTCGAGGAGCGGCAGGAGGTCCTCGTCGAGTCGTGGCAGGATCGCCTGGCACTCGGGATCGCCGAAGCGGCAGTTGAACTCCACCACGCGCGGGCCGTCACCGGTAATCATGAGCCCCACGAAGAGCACGCCGCTGTACGGCGTGCCCTCCTTCGCCATGGCGGCGATGGTGGGCCGCACGATCTCGGCCATGACCCTGGCGGTCATCGCCTCGTCGATCACCGGCGCCGGCGAGTAGGCCCCCATGCCCCCCGTGTTGGGCCCCCGGTCGTCGTCGAAGACCGTCTTGTGGTCCTGGGCGGCCACCAGCGGCAGCACGGCGGCGCCGTCGGAGAGCGCGAAGAACGAGGCCTCCTCGCCCGCCACGAACTCCTCCACGACGAGACGGAGCCCGGCCTCGCCGAAGGCACGCTCCTCGAGGCAGCGCGCCACCGCGCGGTCGGCCTCCTCCAGGCTCCGGCAGACGATGGCGCCCTTGCCCGCGGCGAGCCCGTCGGCCTTGACCACCAGCGGAGCCCCCAGCTCCCGGCAGTAAGCGCGCGCAGGCGCCGGGGCGTCGAAGACGCGGAAGGGCGCGGTGGGGATGCCGTGGCGAGCCATGAGCGCCTTGGCGAAGGCCTTGCTGCTCTCGAGGCGCGCGGCTGCGGCGCCGGGGCCGAAGACGGGAAAACCCACCGCCCGCAGGCGATCCCCGAGTCCGGCCGCCAGCGGCGCCTCGGGCCCCACGACCACGAGCTCCGGACTCTCCGCCACCGCCAGCGCCACCAGTTCCTCCACGGCCGTATCGCGCACGGGCACGCAGCGGCCATGCTGCGCGATGCCGGGGTTCCCCGGCGCGACCACGAGCCCGCTCAGCCGGGGGCTCCGGGCAATGGCCCAGGCGAGGGCGTGCTCGCGCCCGCCCCCACCCACCACGAGCACCTTCATTCGTCCCCCTCCCCGGCGGGCGCCTCGCCATCGGATCGCCCCTCGGTCTCGCAGAGGTGGGAGCGGGCGATCTGCGCCCACGCGCTGCCGGCGTCGAGGTCGAGGTAGCGCCGCCAGTGGACCACCGCGGCCTCCGCGCGGCCGGCCTTCCCGAGCACTCCGGCGAGGTTGAAATGCGCGTCGGCGTAGTCGGGGTCCATCTCGAGCGCTCTGCGGTACCACGTGATGGAGGCGGGGACGTCGCCCAGATCCTCGTGGAGCGAGCCGAGGTTGAAGGCCGCCTGGGCGCACGTCTCGTCGGCGGCGAACGCGGCCTCGTAGCACTGCCCCGCTCGCTCATAATGGCCCATGCGGTGCTGGAGCAACCCGAGGTTGTTCCACGCCGCCGCGTAGCCGGGGTCGACGGCCAGGACGCGTTCGTAGGCGTCCACCGCGGCCTCCCACTGCTCGGGATCGCCATCCCAGGCCGAGGCGCGCGCGAACCATGCTTCCGCGGCCTCCGCCGGCGGGATCAGCGGGCGGACCATCCCCCATGAGAGGGACTCGGCGGCCTCGCGGGCAAGGTCCGTCTCCGGAAACCCGAGCAGCCCCTGGCCGGTGCGCGCGTCGAACCGAAGGCGGCCCTGCTCGACGACGATGCGCCGATCCGCCACCACGAGCCGAAGCTCGGTCAGCGGCATCTCCGTGTCGGGGGCGAGCCGGCGGGCGCCCTCGAGCCCCTCGCGCACCTGCTTCACGCTGGCCCCGGCCTCCAGGAGTGCGGCGGCGACCCGGCAGGCGACGAGGTCACGGAAGCGGTAGCGCTCGCCCTCGGCGCGCAGGAGCCCGAGGCGCCGGAGCTGGGTCGCCCGCCGGGCAGTGAGCCTCAGCAGCCGGGTCAGCTCCCTGAGGGTGAAGACGCGCTCGGGCTGGGTTTCGTTCACGGCCTCAACTCCCGGCGACGTCCGCTCGCACGGCGCTAGTGCCTGAAGTGGCGGATGCCAGTGGTGACGAGCGCCATGCCGTGCTCGTCGGCGGCGGCGATGACTTCCTCGTCCCGGACCGATCCTCCAGGATGCAGCGCCGCCGTGGCCCCGGCCTGCGCCACCACATCGAGGCCATCCCGGAAGGGGAAGAAGGCGTCGGAGGCGCAGACGGTGCCCCGCGTTTCGAGCCCGACCGCCCTGGCCCGCATCACCGCGATGCGGGCGGAGTCCACGCGGTTCATCTGCCCCGCCCCCACGCCGATCACCTGCTGCGCCGAGGCCAGCACGATCGCGTTGGACTTGGCGTGCTTGGCCACGCGCCAGGCGAAGCGGAGCGCGCGCCCCTCGGCCTCGGTGGGCGGGCGCCGGGAGACGACCTTGAGCGCGCCGGGATCGAGGTCAGCGAGGTCGGCGTCCTGGACGAGAAGCCCGCCCAGGACGCTGCGCGTCTCCATCAAGCGCGCCGGGTAGTCCGAACGGCGACACGGCAGCCGGAAGACCCGGCACTTCTTCTTGGTGCGCCGCAGCTCCTCCAGCGCCTCGGGGGCGAAGTCCGGAGCGAAGAGGATCTCCAGCAGGATCCCCGACAGCTCCTTCACCACCTCGAGGTCGAGCCGTCCGTTCACCCCGACGATGCCGCCGTAGATGGAGATCGGGTCGCAGGCCTTGGCCCGGCGGACGGCCTCGCCGGCGCTCCCGCCCAGCGCGACGCCGCAGGGGTTCGTGTGCTTGATGACCACGGCCGCCGGGTCGTCGAACTCGAGCAGGAGCGAGAGCGCCGCCGACCAGTCGAGCAGGTTGTTGTAGGACAGCGCGGGGCCGTGAAGGTGCTCGGCGGCCGCGAGCCCGGCCGGCACGCCCGGCAGCCGGTAGAAGGCCGCCGACTGGTGCGGGTTCTCGCCGTAGCGGAGCGGCTGGACGCGCTCGGCCTCCAGCACCAGCCGGGGAGGCAGGAGTGCCTCCCCCACGCCAGGCTCCTCCTCATCCGCGCCCGAGACCGGGCGTCGCCCGCCGCGAGCGCCGGGATCGCGCAGATAGGCGGCGATGGCTGCGTCGTACTGGGCCGTTCGCCTGAAGGCCTCCTGCGCCAGCCGATACCGGGTCTCAGGCGACAGCGCCCCGTCGCCCCGCCCGAGCTCCTCGAGCACGCCCGGGTACTGCGCGGGGTCGGTCACGACGCCCACGCTGTCGTGGTTCTTGGCGGCGCCGCGGATCATGCTGGGGCCCCCGATGTCGATGTTCTCGACGGCCTCCGCCAGCGTCACGTCGGGGCGGGCCACCGTCTGCTCGAACGGGTAGAGCGCCACCACGACGAGGTCGATGGGCTGGATCCGATGAGCCTCGAGCGCCGCCATGTGCTCCGGCGACGCGCGCCGGGCGAGGATGCCACCGTGGATCTTCGGGTGCAGCGTCTTGACGCGCCCGTCCAGCAGCTCGGGGAAACCGGTGACCTCGGCCACATCCACCACGGCGATGCCGGCCCCGCGCAGGAGCGCAGCCGTGCCCCCCGTGGAGAGAATCTCGACGCCGAGGGCGGCGAGCCCCCTGGCGAAGTCCACGATGCCACGCTTGTCGTGCACGCTGATGAGCGCGCGGCGCACCCTGCTCATGGCTCCTCCACGATGCGGACGCGGCGACCCTCGACGCGGAGTCGGCCCTCGGCGAAGAGGCGGATCGCTTCGGGATAGAGGCGGTGCTCCTCTGCCAGGATGCGGTCGGACAGCGTCTCCTCGGTGTCGTCCTGGCGCACCGGGACCGCGGCCTGGAGCACGATGGGACCCGTGTCCACGCCGTCGTCCACGAAGTGGACGGTCGCCCCCGAGACGCGGACGCCGTGGGCGAGCGCCTGCCGCTGGGCGTGCAGCCCCGGGAAGGCGGGAAGGAGCGCGGGGTGGATGTTGAGCAGCCGGCCCTGGAGGTGGCGGACGAAGCCCGGGCTCAGGATGCGCATGAATCCCGCCAGGCACACGAGCCCCACCTCCCGCTCCTCCAGAGCCGCAGCCAGGGCTCGGTCGTAGGCCTCGCGGCCGGGATGCAGCTCCGGATCCACGAACAGCGCCTCGACGCCGTGAGTCCGCGCGATCCCGAGCGCCCCCGCCCCGGCGCGATCCGAGACGACGACCACGACCTGCGCCCGCATCCGTCCGCCCTCGACGGCGGCGAGGATGGCGCAGAGGTTGGAGCCGCGGCCCGAGGCCAGCACGCCGATGCGAAGCCGCGAGCCCTCAGGCATACTCCACCCCGCGGGCGCCCCGGCGGAGCTTGGTGCCCACGCCATCCGTGGAAGAGACCAGGACCGGCTCGCGGTACCCCGCGGGGATCCGGCAGAAGGCGCCGAAGGCGCCGATGCCCCCGAGGACCTCCGGTCGCTGGGTGGTGGCGGCCAGCCGCGCGATGCGCCGGACCGCCTCGTCCCCGGCCGTGATGTCCACGCCGGCAGCCCGGTAGGTGAGCGGATCTGGACTCAGGAGCCTGTTCCTCGAGCGTCGGGCGCGCGGGCGCCACGACGGCAGCTCATCCTTCGAAGAGCTGGAGCTGGGAGCGGTCGGGGGACTCGAAGCCCACGCGGTACTGCCCGCTGAAGCAGGCGTGGCAGAAGTCGTGGGGATCGTTCCCCGTGGCCTTGAGCATCCCCTCGAGCGAGAGGTAGCCCAGGGAGTCGGCGCCGACGTAGCGCTGGATCTCCCGCACGTCGTGGCTGGCGCCGATCAGCTCCTTCCGCGTCGGCGTGTCGATGCCGTAATAGCAGGGCCACTGGATGGGCGGCGAGGAGATGCGCATGTGCACCTCGCGCGCCCCGGCGGCCCGGATCATCTTGACGATCTTGCGGCTGGTGGTGCCGCGGACGATCGAGTCGTCCACCACGACCACCCGCCGGCCACCCAGCACCTCCCGATTGGGGTTCAGCTTGACCTTCACCCCGAAATGGCGGATGCCGTGGCTCGGCTCGATGAAGGTGCGCCCCACGTAGTGGTTGCGCACCAGCCCGCTGTCGTAGGGGATGCCCGCCTCCTCGGAGAAGCCCAGCGCGGCGCCCACTCCCGAGTCAGGCACCGGGATCACGAGGTCGGCCGGCACCGGGTGCTCGCGCGCGAGCTGGCGGCCCAGCGCCTTGCGGACCACGTGCACGTTGCGCCCCCAGAGCACGGAGTCCGGGCGCGCGAAGTAGACGTACTCGAAGACGCACTGCAGGCGCTCCTGCGGACGGAACGGCCGGTAGCTCGTGAGCCCGCTGTCGTCGATGACGAGCACCTCGCCGGGCTCGATGTCCCGCACGAACTTCGCCTCGATGAGGTCCAGCGCGCAGGTCTCGGAAGCGACCACCCAGGCCTCCCCCAGCCGGCCCAGCGACAGCGGGCGGAAGCCCGACGGGTCCCGCACCGCGACGAGGGAGGAGCGCGTGAGCAGGAGCAGGCTGTAGGCGCCTCGCACCTGCGACAGCGCCAGGGCCAGCTGCTCCACCAGCGTGGCGCCCTCGGCACGGGCCAGGAGGTGGAGGATCACCTCGGTGTCGGAGGAGGACTGGAAGACGGCGCCTTCCTGCGAGAGCTGCCGCCGCAGCTCCTCGGCGTTGACCAGGTTGCCGTTGTGGCCGATAGCCACGGGCCCGTGGGCCGTCTTGGCGCTGATGGGCTGGGCGTTGCGCAGGTTGGAGCTGCCAGCCGTGGAGTAGCGGACATGCCCGATGGCGCGGCTGCCGGGGAGTCGCCGGAGGCGTTCGCGGCCGAAGACATCCGCCACCCAGCCCATGGCCTTCTCGACGTGGAACCTGTCGCCGTCCGTGGCCGCGATGCCGGCCGACTCCTGGCCGCGGTGCTGGAGGGCGTAGAGCCCGAGGTAGGTGACATTGGCCGCCTCGGGGTGGTTCCAGATCCCGTAGAGGCCGCACTCGTCGTGGAGCTTGTCAGCTGACATGACGCTCAAAGCCGGTCCTCCACTCCTGCGCGACCTGCGTCACCGGCAGGCTCACCGCGCCCGCGCCGCCCATCCGGATAACGAGCCGGGGGCCGCCTACCACGCCGATCCAGCGCCACGGCACCGCGAACTCCCCCATCAGGGTCTCGAGGGCCCGGCCGGCATCCGCGGGAACCGAGACGACGATGCGCGACGGCCCCTCTCCGAACAGCGCCAGCTCCGGCTGCGCGCTCCCTGGCAGGTCGATCTCGGCGCCGATCACCTCGGGCCCGCTGGTGCAGGCCTCGGCCACCGCTACCGCGAGTCCCCCCTCCGAGCAATCGTGCGCCGACCTGAGCAGTCGCGCCTCGATCGCCGCGAGGCAGGCCTCCTGGACAGCCCGCTCGACGTCCAGGTCAAGCGGGGCCAGCCGGCCTGCGAGCATCCGGTGAAGCGTCCACAGGTACTGCGACCCCCCGAGGCTCACCCCCTCCGGGCCCAGGAGCGCCACCCGGTCTCCGGACTCCTTGAACCACTGGGTGCAGTGGCTCTCGGCCTCCTCGATCACCCCGGCCATCCCGATCACGGGAGTGGGCAGGATCGCCCGCCCCATGGTCTCATTGTAAAAGGACACGTTTCCGCCCACCACAGGGATTTGCAGCGCATCGCAGGCCTCGGCGATACCCGCCACGGCCTCCTTGAACTGCCACAGGATCTCGGGGCGCTCCGGCGAGCCGAAGTTCAGGCAATCGGTGAGCCCCAGCGGTCGGGCCCCGCTCACGGTCAGGTTACGGGCGGCCTCGGCCACGGCCATGGCCGCTCCCCGGCGGGGGTCGAGATAGGTGAGACGGGCGTTACAGTCGGCGGTTACGGCGACGGCCTTCGGGGTTCCCTTGACGCGGAGGATCCCGGCGTCGGAACCCGGCAGGACCAGCGTGTTGATCCCCACCTGCTGATCGTATTGCCGGTAGACCCACTCCTTCGAGGCCACCGTGGGCGCCCCCACGAGGGCCAGGAGCGCCCGATCCGGATCCATCCCGGGAGGCAGCGCCAGCGGGTCGAACGCCGCGAGCTCATCCTGCCAGCCCGGCCGGGCCGTGGGCTTCTCGTAGACAGGCGCCTCGTCGGCCAGCGCCTTGACGGGCACCTCGGCCACCACCTCGCCGTGCATGCGCGCCCGCAGCATCCCGTCGTCCGTCACCGTGCCGATCTCGACGGCGTCCAGGTCCCACTTGGCGAAGAGGCGACGGATCTCGTCCTCGCGCCCGCGGGCGGCCACCAGCAGCATTCGCTCCTGGGACTCGGAGAGCATGATCTCGTACGGGGTCATGCCCGCCTCGCGCTGGGGAACGCGGGAGAGCTCCACCTCCATCCCCGTCCCCGCCCGCGCGGGCATCTCGGAGCAGGCGCACGCCAGGCCGGCGGCGCCCATGTCCTGGATGCCCACCACGGCCCCGGTCTGCATGGCCTCCAGGCAGGCCTCGAGCAGGAGCTTCTCGGTGAAGGGATCCCCCACCTGCACGGTGGGACGCCGCTCCTCGGCCCCTTCGTCGAAGGTGGCCGAAGCCATGGTGGCACCGTGGATCCCATCGCGGCCGGTCTTGGCGCCGACGTAGAGGACGGGGTTGCCGGGCCCCTCGGCGCGCGCGCGCAGGATGCGGTCCTTCCGCACCAGCCCGACCGCCATGACGTTCACGAGCGGGTTGCCGGCGTACTCGGGCCCGAAGCCTACCTCGCCGCCGAGGTTGGGCACACCGAAGCAGTTGCCGTACCAGCTGATGCCGGCCACGACGCCGTCGATGAGCCGGCGGGTCCTCGGCTCCTCCGGTTCGCCGAAGCGCAGCGAGTCCAGGATCGCGATGGGCCGGGCACCCATGGTGAAGATGTCGCGGAGGATCCCCCCCACACCCGTGGCCGCCCCCTGGAAGGGTTCGATGAACGAGGGATGGTTATGGCTCTCCATTTTGAACGCAAGCGCCAGGTCCCCGCCGAGGTCCACGATCCCGGCGTTCTCCCCGGGCCCTTGCAGCACGTGCGGCGCCTGCGTGGGCAGCGCACGCAGGAAGACGCGCGAGTGCTTGTAGGCGCAGTGCTCGGACCACAGCGCGGAGAACAGCCCGAGCTCGGTGAAGGACGGCTCGCGACCGAGCCGCCGGATGATGCGATCGTATTCCTCGGCCGTGAGGCCGTGGGCGAGGGCGAGTTCCTGCGTGACCTTAGGCTCGGCCCCGGTCACTCCGTCCCCACTCCATGGGCCAGGCTCCTAGTGCTTGAGGAAGCTGCCGTCCTCGACGAGGCTGCCGAGGAGGGAGTGGAAGATGAGCAGGCCATCGGTGCCGCCCATGGCGTTCTCGGCGGCCCGCTCCGGGTGGGGCATCATGCCCAGCACCGTGCCGTCCTCGTTGACGAGGCCCGCGATGCTCTCCAGGGAGCCGTTGGGGTTCGACTCCTTGGTGATCCGGCCGTCCTCGGTGCAGTACCGGAACACGATCTGCTTCTTGGCCCTGAGCGCCTGGAGCGTCTCCCAGTCGGCGTAGTACTTCCCCTCGCCGTGGGAGATGGGCATCCGCAGGACCTGGCCGGGCCGGAGCGCGCGCGTGAACGCCGTCTCGGCGCTCTCCACCCGCAGCCAGGTGGACTGGCAGCGGTACTGGAGACACTCGTTGCGCATCAGGGCGCCGGGAAGGAGCCTGGCCTCGCAGAGGATCTGGAAGCCGTTGCAGGAGCCGAGCACCAGGCCGCCGCGAGCCACGAACTCCGGGAGCGCCTCCACCACGGGTGACCGGCCCGCCACGGCACCCGCCCGCAGGTAATCGCCGTAGGAGAAGCCGCCCGGAAGGACCAGACAGTCGAAGTCGGCCAGGTTCGTCTCGCGGTGCCAGACATAGCTCACCGGTTGATGGAGTACCTCGCCGATGACGTAGTGGAAGTCGCAGTCACTCCACGTCCCGGGGAAGACGACGACGCCGAATTTCATGGGGCTGGGTGCTCCTCCTTTCAAGCTACAGGCTACAGTCTCACTCTACCGTGCAGGCGGGATTCTGGCAAGGGCCACGACGCCGAGGAGGGGCCCAGGACCGCAGATCTCTCGAGGTGGGATCCCGTGACGGTTGCGCAGGTGATCGCGGCCCGAGGGAACATCGTGGCGACGGGGCCCGCCGGTGACACCCTCGGTGACGGGTTTCGGGACACACTCGACCGACGCACGCGGAAGCTAGGAGCGGCCTGGCAGGAGCTCGACCGTGAAGTCCTCGGTGACGGGGTTGGCCAAGAGGCGGGCACACATCTCCTGGACCCGCTGGCGCGCCGCGGCGGCGTCGAGCCCGTCCAGGTCCAGCTCGATGACCTTCCCGATGCGGATGTCCCGCACCTCGTCGAAGCCGAGCCCGCCGAGCGCGCGCTTCACGGAAGCACCCTGCACGTCCAGGATCCCCGGCTTGAGGCGCACCAGTACCCGCGCCCTCATGGCCGGCCCGCCAGCCGGCGGCGCGCCCGGACGGTCAGCCTGCTGCCCGTGCAACGCGTGTCCGGCTCTTCCATCAGGAGGGTCTCCTCAGCCCAGGCCGAGCCGCTTGTAGATGGCGTCCACGTGTCTCACGTACCAGGCGGCGTCGAAGCAGGCCTCCAGCTCCGCGGGGCCGAGCCGCGCCATGACCTCGCGGTCGGCGGCGAGCAGGTCTCGGAAGGCGGTCCGCTCCTGCCAGGCCCGCATAGCGCTGCGCTGGACCAGCTCGTAGGCCTGCTGGCGGGGCAGGCCCTTGTCCGTGAGCGCCAGGAGCACCCGCTGGGAGAACATGAGCCCGAAGCTCCGCTCCATGTTCTCCTGCATCCGCTCCGGGGAGACGCGCAGCCCCTGGATGATCCGCGTCATCTGGGACAGCATGTAGTCCACCAGGAGCGTGGAGTCCGGCAGGATCACCCGCTCCACGGACGAGTGGCTGATGTCGCGCTCGTGCCACAGCGCCACGTTCTCCAGCGCGGCGTGGGCATTCGCCCGCACCACGCGCGCCAGCCCGCAGACCTGCTCGCAGGAGACCGGGTTGCGCTTGTGGGGCATGGCGCTGCTGCCCTTCTGCCCCTCGGCGAACGGCTCCTCCGCCTCCAGCACCTCGGTCCGTTGCAGGGACCGGATCTCCAGCGCCACCTTCTCCAGCGAGGCGGCGATGATGGCCAGCGTGCCGCACAGCTCGGCGTGCCGGTCCCGCTGGAGCACCTGGGTGGAGATGGGCGCCGGCTCGAGCCCGAGCAGGTGGCACACCTCCTCCTCCACGTCCGGAGGCACGTGGGCAAACGTGCCGACCGCCCCCGAGATCTTGCCCACCCGGACGACTTCGCGGGCGCGGCGTAGCCTCTCGAGGTTCCGGCCGGCCTCGGCATGCCAGGCCGCCGCCTTGAGCCCGAACGCCATGGGCTCGGCGTGGATCCCGTGGGTGCGGCCCACGCACAGCGTGTCCTTGTGGCAGACGGCGAGCGCCCCGACGGCGCGGCGAAATGCCTCGAGGCTGTCGAGCAGGATCTCGCATGCCTGCACGAGCACACAGGCCTGGGCCGTGTCCACCACGTCGGAGGAGGTGAGGCCCATGTGGACGTAGCGGGAATCGGCGCCGACGGCCTCCTCGAGATTGGTGAGGAAGGCGATGAGGTCGTGGCGCGTGGTCCCCTCGATCTCGTCGATCCGGCGTGCGTCGACGGCGGCGCGCGCCCTGAGTCGCCCCAGCGCCTCTGGCGGGATGAGCCCGCGCCGGCCGTAGGCCTCGCACACCGCGAGCTCCACGCGCAGCCAGGCCGCGTACTTCGCCTCCTGCGTCCAGAGACGTGCCATCTCCGGCCGGCTGTAGCGCTCGATCATGCTAGCGCAGGGTGAGGTCGCGCGGGAGGTGGCGCCGATCCACGGGCCCCAGCGCCAGCAGACAGAGCCGCTCGTCGTCGAGCACGCGGTGGATGAGCGCGTCGAGCTCCTCGAGCCTCACGGCGTCGATGGCGGCGAGCATGTCGTCCACCGACAGAAAGGAGCCAAAGCGCAGCTCCTGCTTGGCGAGGCGATTCATCCGGCTCGAGGTGGACTCGAGGGAGAGGATCAGGTTGCCCTTGAGGTGGTCCTTGGCCCGGCGGAGCTCCGCCGCCGTCACGCCGTCCTTCTTGAGCGCGCGCAGCTCCTTCAGAAGCGCCTTGAGCACCTTGCCGAAGTTGGCGGCGTCGGTGCCCGCGTAGACGTAGAGGATCCCGGCGTCGTGGAAGGCCTGGGTCCCCGAGTGCACGGAGTAGGCGAGGGCCTGGCGCTCCCGGACCTCCTGAAACAGCCTGGAGGACATGCTGCCGCCGATGATGTCGTTGAGAAGGTAGAGGGCGTAGCGCTCCGGCGCGCCGTCGGGGATCCCCGGGAAGCCCAGCACCACGTGCACCTGCTCCAGCGGCTTGTGCACGACGTCCACGCCGGGCTGGAGCGCCGGGGGGGCGCTCCGCCGGGGGACCGCTGCGCGCTGGAAGCCCTCGAAGCGCGGGGCGAATAGGTCCACCGCCTGCTGCGGCTCGACGTGCCCCGCCACGGCCACCGTGATATTCGTCGGGGCGTACTCCTCCTCGAAGTGGGCAAGGATCGTCTCGCGCCCGAACCCCCGCACCGACTCCCAGCTGCCGAGGATGGATCGCCCCAGCGGGTGGCCCGCCCAGATCCGCTCGGCGAAGAGATCGTGGATGAGATCGTCGGGCGTGTCCTCCACCATCTTGATCTCCTGGAACACGACCGCCTTTTCTTTCTCGATGTCGTCCGCGGCGAAGCGCGGGCGCATGAGGATGTCCGTCAGGAGCTCGGTGGCCAGGGGGAGATGCTCGTCGAGCACGCTCACGTAGAAGCAGGTGTGCTCCTTGGCGGTGAAGGCATCCATGTGCCCCCCGACCCCGTCGATGGCGCGGGCGATCTCCTCGGCCGATCGCGTGGCGGTCCCCTTGAAGACCAGGTGCTCGATGAGGTGGGAGATCCCGCCGCGGCCCTCGGGTTCGGCACGCGAGCCGGTCTCCACCCAGATGCCGACGGCCACCGACCGGACGTGGGGGATGGACTCAGCCACCACGCGGATGCCGCAGGGCAGGACGTGCTTGCGGTACCCCTCCGGCACTAGGCCTGACCTCCCGCCGGCGCCAGCTTCAGCTTCTCACGGTCTGCCAGCGCGGGCTGCTCGCGCAGGGCCGTCTTCCGCGACAGCCGCACCTTGCCGTTGCCGTCGATCTCGATCACCTTCACCAGCACCTCGTCGCCCTCGGTGAGGACGTCACCGACGGCGCGGATGCGGCTCTCGGCGATCTGCGAGATGTGCAGCAGTCCCTCCGAGCCGGGGATCACCTCCACGAAGGCACCGAACTCCTTGATGCTCTTCACCCGGCCGACGTAGATGCGGTCCAGCTCCACCTCGCGGCAGATGTCCTGGATCATCCCGAGAGCCATCTGGGCGGCGTCGTTGCTCGACGAGAAGATCGTGACCTTGCCGTCGTCCTCCACGTCGATCTTGGCGCCGGTCTTCTCCTGGATGCCGCGGATGACCTTGCCGCCCGGACCGATGATCTCGCGGATCTTCTCGGGGCGGATCTTGACGGTGACGAAGCGGGGGGCGAAGGGCGACAGCTGCGGCCGCGGCGCCTTGATGGTCTCGGCCATCTTCTGGAGCACGAAGAGCCGCGCCTCCCTGGCCTGCGCCAGGGCCTGGCGCATGATGTCCACCGAGACGCCCTTGACCTTGATGTCCATCTGGAGCGCCGTGATGCCGCGCTCGGTGCCGGCGACCTTGAAGTCCATGTCGCCGTAATGGTCCTCGCTCCCCATGATGTCCGTGAGGATACCGACCCTGTCCCCCTCCTTCACCAGACCCATGGCGATGCCCGCCACGGGCGCCTTGATGGCCGCGCCGGCGTCCATGAGCGCCATGGAGGCGCCGCAGACGGTGGCCATGGAGGACGAGCCGTTGGACTCGAGGATGTCGGAGACGACCCGGATCGTGTACGGGAACTCCTCCTTGCTCGGCAGCACGGCCTCGATGGCCCGGTGGGCGAGCGCCCCGTGCCCGACCTCGCGGCGCCCGGGGGTGCCGAAGCGCTTCACCTCGCCCGTGGAGAACGAGGGGAAGTTGTAGTGGAGCATGAAGCGCCGGTAGCTGTCCCCCTCGAAGGACTCCATCTTCTGCTCGTCGTTCTTGGTGCCGAGCGTGGCGGCCACGAGCGCCTGGGTCTCCCCGCGCGTGAAGAGCGCCGAGCCGTGGGCGCGGGGCAGGTACGCGACCTCGCTCCAGATGGGCCGGACCTCCTTCACGCTGCGGCCGTCCACCCGGATCCCCTTCTCCACGATGAGCCGCCGGACTTGCGCCCGTTCCACCTTCTCGAAGTACTCGCGCGCCTTGGGACGCCCCGCCTCGTCGACGCCCAGGGCCTGGCAGACCTCGTCGAAGACGGCTTCCAGCGCCTGCCCCCGGGCCTGCTTCTCGTGCACGGACAGGGCCTGGATCACCTTGGCCGTGGCGGCCTCCC includes the following:
- a CDS encoding amidophosphoribosyltransferase — translated: MSADKLHDECGLYGIWNHPEAANVTYLGLYALQHRGQESAGIAATDGDRFHVEKAMGWVADVFGRERLRRLPGSRAIGHVRYSTAGSSNLRNAQPISAKTAHGPVAIGHNGNLVNAEELRRQLSQEGAVFQSSSDTEVILHLLARAEGATLVEQLALALSQVRGAYSLLLLTRSSLVAVRDPSGFRPLSLGRLGEAWVVASETCALDLIEAKFVRDIEPGEVLVIDDSGLTSYRPFRPQERLQCVFEYVYFARPDSVLWGRNVHVVRKALGRQLAREHPVPADLVIPVPDSGVGAALGFSEEAGIPYDSGLVRNHYVGRTFIEPSHGIRHFGVKVKLNPNREVLGGRRVVVVDDSIVRGTTSRKIVKMIRAAGAREVHMRISSPPIQWPCYYGIDTPTRKELIGASHDVREIQRYVGADSLGYLSLEGMLKATGNDPHDFCHACFSGQYRVGFESPDRSQLQLFEG
- the purD gene encoding phosphoribosylamine--glycine ligase, whose protein sequence is MKVLVVGGGGREHALAWAIARSPRLSGLVVAPGNPGIAQHGRCVPVRDTAVEELVALAVAESPELVVVGPEAPLAAGLGDRLRAVGFPVFGPGAAAARLESSKAFAKALMARHGIPTAPFRVFDAPAPARAYCRELGAPLVVKADGLAAGKGAIVCRSLEEADRAVARCLEERAFGEAGLRLVVEEFVAGEEASFFALSDGAAVLPLVAAQDHKTVFDDDRGPNTGGMGAYSPAPVIDEAMTARVMAEIVRPTIAAMAKEGTPYSGVLFVGLMITGDGPRVVEFNCRFGDPECQAILPRLDEDLLPLLEAVARGHGLPAAIRWRAEASACVVMASGGYPGHYETGREISGLDPAGSLPDAEGVQVFHAGTALRAGRLVTAGGRVLGVQALGHDIREAVARAYAAAARIRFDGAHFRRDIGRRALARQELR
- a CDS encoding tetratricopeptide repeat protein produces the protein MNETQPERVFTLRELTRLLRLTARRATQLRRLGLLRAEGERYRFRDLVACRVAAALLEAGASVKQVREGLEGARRLAPDTEMPLTELRLVVADRRIVVEQGRLRFDARTGQGLLGFPETDLAREAAESLSWGMVRPLIPPAEAAEAWFARASAWDGDPEQWEAAVDAYERVLAVDPGYAAAWNNLGLLQHRMGHYERAGQCYEAAFAADETCAQAAFNLGSLHEDLGDVPASITWYRRALEMDPDYADAHFNLAGVLGKAGRAEAAVVHWRRYLDLDAGSAWAQIARSHLCETEGRSDGEAPAGEGDE
- the purH gene encoding bifunctional phosphoribosylaminoimidazolecarboxamide formyltransferase/IMP cyclohydrolase → MSRVRRALISVHDKRGIVDFARGLAALGVEILSTGGTAALLRGAGIAVVDVAEVTGFPELLDGRVKTLHPKIHGGILARRASPEHMAALEAHRIQPIDLVVVALYPFEQTVARPDVTLAEAVENIDIGGPSMIRGAAKNHDSVGVVTDPAQYPGVLEELGRGDGALSPETRYRLAQEAFRRTAQYDAAIAAYLRDPGARGGRRPVSGADEEEPGVGEALLPPRLVLEAERVQPLRYGENPHQSAAFYRLPGVPAGLAAAEHLHGPALSYNNLLDWSAALSLLLEFDDPAAVVIKHTNPCGVALGGSAGEAVRRAKACDPISIYGGIVGVNGRLDLEVVKELSGILLEILFAPDFAPEALEELRRTKKKCRVFRLPCRRSDYPARLMETRSVLGGLLVQDADLADLDPGALKVVSRRPPTEAEGRALRFAWRVAKHAKSNAIVLASAQQVIGVGAGQMNRVDSARIAVMRARAVGLETRGTVCASDAFFPFRDGLDVVAQAGATAALHPGGSVRDEEVIAAADEHGMALVTTGIRHFRH
- a CDS encoding phosphoribosylglycinamide formyltransferase, with the protein product MPEGSRLRIGVLASGRGSNLCAILAAVEGGRMRAQVVVVVSDRAGAGALGIARTHGVEALFVDPELHPGREAYDRALAAALEEREVGLVCLAGFMRILSPGFVRHLQGRLLNIHPALLPAFPGLHAQRQALAHGVRVSGATVHFVDDGVDTGPIVLQAAVPVRQDDTEETLSDRILAEEHRLYPEAIRLFAEGRLRVEGRRVRIVEEP